AGGGAGCCGGGAGGAGTGGTCTAGTCTAGATATAAATAAACGAATAAAATGGTTTGGCGGGCATTTCTTCAAATGCCAACGAATCTCGAATATTCCATATATTACCTGTCATTTCCCTTTCTCTGATAAActacataacaaaaacaaaagaagaagagggacAAACATTTTGGGGTTTACATCAGAAAAACAAGCTGTACCTATTTCCAATTCCGAATAAGATAATTAGAGTTTAATTAACCCTAATAgattattttagtttctttttacAAAGTTGTTAACTATGATTCTGGCATGAGACAACTGAGAAAACATATTGCTCGGACTTGTGTCGGTGAGACCCGAATCAGAAGAAATTGTTTAGAGGGGAAGATATTGAACGTTGGATCAGAGGGACCCATACAACACACCCACCAATCCAAGGGTCGCGATCTATTTGAGGTGGCAAATGGTTCCCACTTACCCGCAGGAATATTATGGGACCGCTCCTTAACTCTTGCAATGTCACTTGTTGGTGCATCccactcttctcttccttcttctctcttcaagATAAAGcgataacataaacaaatgattatttttacaAGATTTGATTTGCTGCCTATATTACTCCATTAtgcaatataataaaatactaatattCCAGATCTTTATACGGTTTTAGATACCAATAAATATCTGACACTGAACTAAATCGataaaaagtataaataaagCACCAtatgttattaaaatataattcacataaaaaatatcaaataattcATAGATTTGCCTATAAGCAAATGACTCGTCCGTGACTGTTAAATGAAATTAATCGGTACAAGTTATCTATGGAAAACAGTTCAACTATTTAACTATATCTTCTACTACAGTGTCTTTTTCGTTCTAATTGAGTAATTCATAAACGTTTAACTAATTCGATTGATACTCATCAACGCCTTATAGCATTGTCAATATACAACTATAAACATTGAGATGTCACCAAATTTTGGTGAGGCTAAATAGAAAACATTATAATTACGACGACGACGATAATCTAATCATATATCATGGAAAGTCACAAATCTTACCGTGTAAAATCATTCGCCTCTTTCTAAttcaattattgttttaactttAATTAGGTGGATTGGTTTGAATTCTACGTTTACCACACCAGTCACCACTTGGATAAACCTTTAGGCCATGaatgatattatataatttagaaagaaatGGAAACTAAATCGTGATTGAAAGATAAAAGTATGTCAGCCACAAAACTAGGAAAGATTTCCTTTAcatgataataattttttcgAGATTCATTAGCAACCTGCAAAAGGGAACAAAGATAAAGCATGAGTGGTCACTAGTACTCACTGagtacccaaaaaaaacacaattaaaTGCTAAGAAAATTccacaaaataattttttggttaagatattttattttatatataaaaaggtaTTTATCCGATTGGAGGGTTGCACACCATTCAATACACTTAATTACGTCAGCCGTTCGAAAAGGCCCTCCGATATATCCTCCTCTCTCACAAActtcttcaattttgtattCACTGGCAATATCTATGTACGGTTTGGTGCACTGTATCTTCTTACACGACTGTCTCGTATCGTATGAAGATGagattaaaatgaaaaagtattgGAATCTAACCTAATCGAACAAAtgccaaaaataatttagtacaACGTCGAATCGAATTTGTGAAAGTACTATAGAATCGATTCACATTAGAGACGAATACGAGTTTTTATTCCACTTTAAATTTCATCGTAAactgaaaagttttttttttttttttttgctttgcatttttcttttttgctttatcTGACACGTAGATATTAATCAGCACACGGATGTAGTTTTATCTCTTtgccaaaaaaagagagtcaaATCCTCAAATTTAATCCTACATAAATGagaattttgttattgttaatCATAGCTTTTACAATTATAGCAAGCATTTACTTTACCCCAATAAAGTTTATGGCAAGCATTTATATATCGTGGATTGgtaaattaacaattttatacAGATGGCCTGTTTTAATTAAAGGGTTAGATTTTTCACTATGGCTTTcatttaaacaattaaaaaccCTGATATTTTAACTACGTATTTCCATTTATCCTAATCATGaaattaatacaaaatgaTTTAGGCTCTTaactatatcttctttttttattgttcaaaGCTCTTTACTATTTATCCATATTTGATAATATGTACACTGAATCCATCTTTGTAAAATAGGAAGAGAGaattaaatgatatattttagaCCAAAATACACCCGATTTGGTAAATACTCAGAATATACCATATGGATCAGATAAATCATAATCTTCACCtaactaaattaattttctacCACGAAGGGGGATTGACTACAAAACCCGAAAAGTACTAATCATGTACTTCCAGATCCGACGGCTAAAAACGCATCGATCAACACGTAGTAGGTGTCTTTCGCCCTAAACTCAACGACCAAGATGAACTCAAGCTTTACTTTGCTGTCGTGTCCGACAACTACCGGATAGATGAGGATGAATCTAAATTCGGACAAATAGAGCGTAGTCAACACGCGCGTAAATGAGTTCTGATGGTGTAGCGTAAAAACCGTGTACCCAACCGTACCGGATTCCATCTATCTTTCTGGATGGGAGCatccaaagagaagaaggagagagctAGTCTTATATAACGACACGATATCCTCACCTATTTACgcctcattttcttcttcacctctCTCTCTGTGTGTGTTCTGTGTTCTCTCTCTCGCGCGAAGCggttctctttcttttgtttatttgtttttatttgtttttctcttataCGGAGGAGAGAAGATGGTGGCGCCTGCTTTGTTACCGGAGCTCTGGACGGAGATCCTTGTACCGATTTGTGCGGTGATTGGTATCGCCTTTTCGCTTTTCCAATGGTACGTTGTATCTCGCGTGAAACTCACCTCTGACCTCGGCGCATCGTCTTCCGGTGGAGCTAACAATGGGAAGAATGGATACGGTGATTATCTAATCGAGGAAGAGGAAGGTGTTAATGACCAGAGTGTTGTCGCTAAGTGCGCTGAGATTCAGACTGCTATTTCCGAAGGTAAGATCTATTGATACTTTATTCAGATCTCACTGTTCTGTTTTTAGATCTGGCTCTGTTTTTTGATTGGTGGTTGTTTGATGATGTTTTGGATTGTTAGAACGTTGAAATTACTAATTCAGTATCTTGTGAAATCTGAGATGATGTGTGTTTTCTGAGTGAATAATATTGGGATCTGTTTGGTTGTTGTGGGGACAGGTGCAACTTCATTCCTATTCACGGAGTACAAATATGTTGGTGTCTTCATGATTTTCTTTGCTGCTGttatctttgttttcctcGGCTCTGTTGAGGGATTCAGCACTGATAACAAGCCTTGTACTTACGACACCACCAGAACCTGCAAGCCTGCATTGGCTACTGCAGCTTTCAGTACCATTGCTTTCGTGCTTGGTGCTGTTACCTCTGTTCTATCTGGTTTCCTTGGGATGAAGATTGCTACATACGCTAATGCTAGGACCACTTTGGAGGCGAGGAAAGGTGTTGGAAAGGCGTTCATTGTTGCATTCAGGTCTGGTGCTGTGATGGGTTTCCTTCTTGCAGCGAGTGGTCTATTGGTGCTTTACATTACTATCAATGTGTTCAAGATCTATTACGGAGATGACTGGGAAGGTCTTTTTGAGGCTATTACTGGTTATGGTCTTGGTGGGTCTTCCATGGCTCTCTTTGGCCGTGTTGGTGGTGGGATCTACACTAAGGCTGCTGATGTCGGCGCTGACCTTGTCGGTAAAATTGAGAGGAATATTCCAGAGGATGATCCAAGAAACCCAGCTGTAAGTACACCATTTCACTGTGTGATAAcactttgctttctttttttcaatagAAGTTAAGACTTATTTTGGTTGGTTATGTTACAGGTCATTGCTGATAATGTCGGTGACAATGTTGGTGACATTGCTGGTATGGGATCTGATCTCTTTGGATCATATGCTGAAGCATCATGCGCTGCTCTTGTTGTTGCCTCGATCTCATCTTTCGGAATCAACCACGACTTCACTGCCATGTGCTACCCATTGCTCATCAGTTCAATGGGAATCTTGGTTTGTTTGATCACAACTCTCTTTGCCACTGACTTCTTTGAGATTAAGCTTGTCAAGGAGATTGAACCAGCATTGAAGAACCAGCTCATTATCTCAACTGTTATTATGACTGTTGGTATTGCTATTGTGTCATGGGTTGGCTTACCGACCTCCTTTACCATCTTCAACTTTGGAACACAAAAAGTTGTCAAGAACTGGTAATTTCCTTGTGGAtgattgcttttgtttttttcctgcATTTCTCTATTCAAATTTCTCGTTGCACTTTTTTAAGTCTTGCATTATTTTGGATTTCAGGCAGCTATtcctttgtgtttgtgttggtCTTTGGGCTGGACTCATTATTGGTTTCGTCACTGAGTACTACACTAGTAACGCCTACAGGTAAGACTCATTTTAGCTGTATTTAGTCACTAACTTTTCCCAGCTAGTAGAGCTAACTCTTATGTCCTCCTATTCTTGCAGCCCTGTGCAAGATGTTGCAGATTCATGCAGAACTGGTGCAGCTACCAATGTTATCTTCGGCCTTGCTCTTGGTTACAAATCCGTCATTATTCCAATCTTTGCTATTGCTATCAGTATATTCGTTAGCTTCAGCTTTGCTGCTATGTATGGTGTTGCTGTTGCTGCTCTTGGTATGCTCAGTACCATTGCCACTGGTTTGGCAATTGATGCTTATGGTCCCATCAGTGACAATGCTGGTGGTATTGCTGAAATGGCTGGAATGAGCCACCGCATCCGTGAAAGAACTGATGCTCTTGATGCCGCTGGAAACACCACTGCTGCTATTGGAAAGGTATGGAGCCTTCTTAACCTCTTTCTGCAATCCGATGAATTAATAAAAGAGCTTGCTTGCTTGAACCATTCCTCAGGTTGCCTTTGCTTGTGTTGTATTTTGACATGTTATTCTGGTTTGTTGTGTACAGGGATTTGCCATTGGCTCTGCTGCCCTAGTCTCCTTGGCTCTCTTTGGTGCCTTTGTGAGCCGTGCAGGGATCCACACCGTAGATGTTTTGACCCCTAAAGTTATCATTGGGCTCCTTGTTGGTGCCATGCTTCCTTACTGGTTCTCTGCCATGACAATGAAGAGTGTGGGAAGTGCAGCTCTTAAGATGGTTGAAGAAGTTCGCAGGCAGTTCAACACCATCCCTGGACTTATGGAAGGAACCGCAAAACCAGACTACGCCACATGTGTCAAGATCTCCACCGATGCTTCCATCAAGGAAATGATACCTCCTGGTTGCCTTGTCATGCTCACACCTCTCattgttggtttcttctttggagTTGAGACCCTCTCTGGTGTCCTCGCCGGATCTCTTGTATCCGGTGTTCAGGTAAAGTATATTCTCAATTCAATTGTGAATAactattcttaaaaaaaatgctCATCGATGCTCTCTGTTTATTCTATTCAGATCGCCATATCAGCATCTAACACTGGTGGTGCCTGGGACAACGCCAAGAAATACATCGAGGTAATGGAATTTTCTTGTAGCTTAAATCAAACcatttgaaaatatgaagtCAAATCCTTAAGCATTGTTATATATTCGCAGGCTGGTGTATCAGAGCACGCAAAGAGCCTTGGACCAAAGGGTTCAGAGCCACACAAGGCAGCTGTGATTGGAGACACAATTGGAGACCCATTGAAGGATACTTCAGGACCTTCATTGAACATCCTCATCAAGCTCATGGCTGTTGAGTCTCTTGTCTTTGCTCCCTTCTTCGCCACTCACGGTGGTATCCTTTTCAAGTACTTCTAAACTCAATCCGagggaagaagatgacgatgatgaagaagaagaagatgatgatggcgaTCGATtctaaactttcttttttaccaTTCTTATTTTCGTTTACCGTAGGTGGttaaaaaaccttttttgttgatgaggCTCATTTAAAGAACCAACCAAAtgatgtttctttctctcactctctgtctttctgttttctttttgttctgtttagaatttagaaatcCACCAAGTATTCGGTCGAGACTTGTTTTAGCCGTTACTTTCTGCTGCTTATATTTCCTAAATTGGTTGTCTTCTTCGAGACATAATTGGAATTTATTGTTACTGTTAGTCTTTTGTCGGCGTTAGGTGTAAACgattctcaatttctcatGATCTGTAAATTCTTTCATGACATTTATTACCACAAACAACAAATGATTTTACACAGCTGTAGTTTCTACCTAAGACTCTCGAAGAGCTTCTGCTCCAGCCACAATCTCCAGCAACTCCCCAGTGATCTTAGCCTGTCTCGCTCGGTTATAAGCCATCgtcagattcttcttcaattcaaCCGCATTATCAGTCGCATTACTCATCGCATTCATCCTCGACGCAAGCTCACTCGCTAAAGATTCCTGCAGTGCTCTTAGAATCTGACTGTTGAGATACAAAGGCATCATTGCATCAAGAATCTGAACAGGGTCTTGCTCAAACTGCATCAACGGTGAGATCTCAGGCTTCTCAACTTCAAGCTTGGTCCTTTCCACAGCTAACTTCCCATCTTTGCTCGTTAGCCTAAACATCTCATCCTCGATAGCATCAACACACTCACCTTTCACATCACAAGACTCTCCTTTCATCGACAAAGGCAACAGAGTGTGGATCACAGGATCAGATTTCACCAAAGACACAAACTTTGTGTAAACAAGCTCAACTTTATCAACCTCTTCACTGACAAACAAGGAAAACACATCATCTGCAATAACTTGAGCTTCTTTAGTCGTTGGGAAAACACCTCCTCCTTCAATACATTTATCAACATCAAATTCATCTCTCCGACTAAAATAAGCATTCCCTTTCTTACCTACACTTATCACAACACAGTCTATTCCTCTCTGCTTCAACTCTTGAACTCGCAGAGTAGCTTTCTTGGTCACTGCATTGTTGAAACCACCACACAATCCTTTATCGCCAGTAACAACAACCAAAGCAACTCTCTTCACGGGTCTAACAATGCTCAGAGGAAAATCAATGTCTTCTAATTGAGCAGATTGGTTAATTGAGTAGAGAATCTCCACAAGAGTTTCAGTGAAAGGTCTACCCTTTATGACTGCATCTTGAGCTCGACGAACTCTAGCTGCCGCCACGAGTCTCATCGCTTCCGTTATCTTCTGGGTATTCTTCACACTGTCGATTCGTTCTCGTAACTCTCGGATTCCAGCTCGAATTTGAATTGAGGGCAACGGAGATCTCGACGAAATCCGGTTTGGTGTCAGTGATTGAAACGGATAATAACGAACTGGTTTCAAGGTAGCTATGAAAGAGTAGGACTCTGAGCTCGAAGCCGAATTCGAATTCGAAGGAGACGACAAGAGCCAAGAGGTCGAGATCGAACCTGTCATTTTCGTTTGGGAAAGAAGACCCTGAACTTGAGAGGTTTAAGATTTCATCTTCTCGTGAAGAAATGAGCAAAGAAAGAGAACTTGAGGGGTTTTCTGTAATTATCATGTTTATTAGGGGTCAGtatataaaaattactacaaaagtcaaaattagagtttttgtttttttttttctatgagaaAAACGAGGGAAATATCAATAACCCTCCTAAATCCTAATAAAAATTACTACAAATAGCCAAATtaatagaaaaccaaaaaacaacaactataGTCAGCATATGAAAATTacgaaattttctttttaaagattCATATATAGGAAGAGATTGAACTTTAAagtaacaaatcaaaataaaattatggacaaataaaaactctagtccttcagaaaaagaaatattgtaAATGCGGGTTACTAAATACAAATGAATACAAAACAGTACCTACAAATTTCCTTGGAACGACTTTTAATTTTGAcctcaattttttatttccatTATGGTCCTTGTGTTGTTGTGTATTtagcattttgtttttcttgggtCAATCAGCATCACCACGTTTAGGCCACGACATAAAATTGATCCGTTTATTTTTGAGGCTCGCTcgcatcttcttcctcctttggCGCAAccgcttcttcctcttctattCTCACAGATTTCTCTAAGCTCCCAACTTTGGAGCTAAAACTCAATCAACACTACTCACAATGCTACTCCATTTCTCTCCGGCGAAACCCCTCATTTCTCCACCCAATCTCCGCCGCAATTCACCCACATTCCTCATTTCCCCGCCGCGATCTCTTCGAATTCGAGCAATCGACGCCGCCCAAATCTTCGATTACGAAACCCAACTCAAATCCGAGTACCGCAAATCCTCTGCTCTCAAAATCGCCGTCTTGGGTTTCGGCAATTTCGGCCAATTCCtctccaaaaccctaattcgacACGGCCACGATCTAATCACTCACTCCCGCTCCGATTACTCCGACGCCGCAAACTCAATCGGAGCTCGTTTCTTCGATAACCCTCACGATCTCTGTGAACAACATCCCGACGTTGTCCTCCTCTGTACCTCAATCCTCTCCACAGAATCAGTCCTCAGATCATTCCCTTTCCAACGTCTCCGTCGTAGCACACTCTTCGTCGATGTTCTCTCCGTTAAGGAATTCCCAAAAGCCCTCTTCATTAAATACCTTCCTAAGGAGTTTGACATTCTCTGTACTCATCCAATGTTTGGACCTGAGAGTGGTAAGCATTCTTGGTCTGGCTTGCCCTTTGTCTACGATAAGGTGAGAATCGGAGACGCAGCTTCAAGACAAGAGAGGTGTGAGAAGTTTCTAAGAATTTTTGAGAATGAAGGTTGCAAGATGGTTGAAATGAGCTGTGAGAAGCATGATTATTACGCAGCTGGATCGCAATTCGTGACGCATACTATGGGAAGGGTTTTGGAGAAATATGGAGTTGAGTCTTCGCCGATTAACACCAAAGGTTATGAGACGTTGTTGGATTTGGTGGAGAACACATCGAGTGATAGCTTTGAGCTTTTCTACGGTTTGTTTATGTATAATCCGAATGCTCTTGAACAGTTGGAGAGATTGGATATGGCTTTTGAGTCTGTTAAGAAGGAGCTGTTTGGGAGATTACATCAGCAATACAGGAAGCAAATGTTTGGTGGGGAGGTTCAATCGCCCAAGAAAACTGAGCAGAAATTGCTCAATGATGGTGGTGTTGTTCCTATGAATgatatatcatcatcatcatcatcatcatcatcatcatcttaaGATCACAAGTTTGATTGGATTATGCtagattcaaaaataaaaagttgtgACTTTTTTGGAAAACGTCAAgagtggaaaataaaaaagggaTTTTGGTGTGTTCATATGTATGTTGGGGTCTCTTTTGGCTTGGTATCAATaaacttgtctttttttctctaaatgtATCTGTGGAAATGCTTATCCCTCTGGTCGCCGGAAACAAATACGGACAAATTGTCTCCTTCTCCGGCCATATTTGTATTGGATCAACATTGTATTGCTCAAAAGTCATTACTGTTTTTCTCTGTCTCCAATGATCTCGGGTCACCCACCCGATTCGGATCAGGACAACATCGTTTCGTTATGGGCCGATTATATAATGGGCCGCTTGAATGTCTCGtcttatttaattaaaagaaaaaaacacattttaaatttgaatgatTCACACGTGTGTTGTTGCCACCATAGTTGGTCGGAGCTTTTCCTCTTCCCAAAATTGTAACCCTAACCACGCACCGACGGCGAAAACTGATCGCGGGTTTTCGCATCTTTTACTTGCAAAGTCTTGGAAATGGAAGTGATGGACAAATGGGTAGCTGAATTTTTCCTCCGACGCCAACTAAATCCTAGGGTTTACGCTTTTCCACTGTTATCGGCTCTGAAACCAGTAGATTCCGACGACTGTGTAAAACTCAAGCTAACTGCTGTTTTGCGGGATATCTCCAATTCCATGATTCAAGGTACCGTAGACGAAGGAATGCTTGATCTCCTCGAAATTCTTGAGAAGCTTCTGTTACAGGAACATTCGGTTATCATGGGATCTCTCAAATCTGCGTATTGCTGGACTGCTGTGGAATGCACGCTTAGGTTTATGTGGCCAGTGAATGCTTCGGATGGCTTCTTCGGTGATGCCCTTGAGAGGATTTGGAGGAATCGGATTGGGACattgaaggagaaagagagcgACTTGGTGACTCGTGAGTTGTTGAAATGGGAGAGTGATCTAAACAAGGCGTTTGAGGAACCTGAGATTTACCAGAAGATTCGTGAGACTAACATCAGGTACAATGCCATCTCTCATCTTAATCAGCTTCTCAAAGAGCAGTGGGCACTACTTGGATGTTCTTCTCTTGAATCAGAAGCTCGAAAGAGGTTTCTTAAGCGTAAGGATTCACCATATGCTTCCCGGAGAGGAGGTAATAGAGAGAAAGCTAATGATGTTGAAGAAGTGGGTGGTGTGGAGAATCCTGATGGGGTTGGTAAGGTGAATGAACATGAACAGGAACACGAGCCAAGTCTTAATAAGGGGGAAATGTTGGTAGCTCGAGAGCTTAAGGATTTTTTGTTGGAGATTCAAAGACTCATCGACCCTATAACAAGGCAAGATCAAGAACCTAACAATGCAATGGAGCATTCAGTTGATGTCACTCCTCAGCCTGATGGGGCAAATAGGACTGATGCAGAAGATAGTGAGGGAACATCATCGTCTAGAAGAGTCAGGCCTCATCTACCAACCCCGGAACCTCTGAATGTATCACCGTTGAAGAAAGGAAGATTAGAAAGACCGCGTCCCAGAAGGCCAATGAAATTCTGGACTTCTGAAGAAGTGGCAGCTTTGAGGGAAGGAGTTAAAGAATATGGAAAATCATGGAAAGATATCAAGAATTCATACCCTGTTGTTTTCGCTGATAGGAGCGAGGTGGATTTGAAGGATAAGTGGAGGAATTTACTTGGTCGTCAGTAGTAGGAATCTTACCTTCTAACTTATGGgcattttggttttgggatCTTGTGTAGTTTTGCCGCTTGTGTTAGAAAGGGACTCACTTTTTGTACGGTGAAGGCTTTAATATGTTCTTGATTCAGGCTCTTGTAGTTAGTGTCAAGCTTTAGACGATATTTCTTGTTCAAAAATCTATTGACCAGTTGATTACAAAATGgaatgattttaaatatttggtCCTATAATCAAATCAAGCAAGCTCTGAAACCCATCTCTAACTCCTCCCGGTTCAAATTCTTGCCGATGAAAACAATCTTGTTGGTTCTTGTTTCATCTTTTCTCCATAACCGGTCAGGTGATCCTTCAAATATTTCATGAACTCCCTGTTCCAACCATTATAAACCACAAACGTCAGAGATAATTTACATCCCAAGGCTTCGATGCTTTAGAATTCATCCGAAATGATCAAAATAATGACAAAGGTTGGTCACCTGAAACACGAATCTCTCGTCCATGTCTTGTACGGAGAGGATACCTTTCATTCTGTAGATATCCTCACTACGTTGGTACAATAGCGCCCCAAGCCACATGTTAGCCTGATCCATTTTCAAAACTAAGGTTATAGATGATGCAAGTAATCAATCGCACATCTCAACAATCGTTTTAATTATAAGTAACACGTCAGGTGCTACAGTTTTATGCATCACATGTGACACAACTTGAGCCATATTGGGTTAATACCTTCTCGAGGTCTAAGTCTCCTTCGCAAACTATACTGACTGAACCAACACCAGGGTCATGGGTGTGATCATGAGAATGGTGATGCTCTGCAGTTTCAGAAGCAAACTAATCAATGCATGTAGGCGATCGTTATTAAGTAATAAGGCCATTATTTGGTAACACTATAACATACCGTGTTCATGCTCATGCTCATGCTCATTGTGGTGATCATGGCAGTCATGACCATGGTGATGATCATCATGACCCTCGcgatcttctttctcttcttcattcacaGAGCTTTCAATTCTGGAAAGATAAAATAGTTGGCCACCAGCAATAAATCAGAGTAACAAAATCAGCCCTCTTAAACCAGGAAATCCACAACCAATAAACCATAACAAATGTAAGGAGCTACAATTCACTTTGGACAGAAGTTTTCGGAGTGACTCGTAATAAGATTTTTAGTAAGACGTAAAATAAAACCGGACCTTTCTAGATCAAACCCTCCAATTCCAAGAACATAATCCAAGTCAACCTTCCCATACTTTGTCCGCTTCATGTGAGCCATGCTGTTTATGGTCTGGAAATAACCACATCATAAATGCTAACGCAGTGCACAGAGAAAAATAGATgttcaaagagaaaaaagaaagaatcagaagaagcagAACCTACCTTTATCCGCTGCATCACTGAAGCTAGTTCTGGCTCACCAACAAGATCAGTCTACAACAAAGTACAAACAATTTTCAGCTTGTATGATATGTCGAGGAGAACATACATAGCAGACCATTGAAAAGCTTCTACTATAAGCATCCACCACACATTTCAAATACAAGTTATGGTGATGTTAATCATGAAAATTAGGTCGAAATAGAACTTCACAATACCTTGTTAACAATGATACGATCCGCGTAAGCTATTTGTTCAACCGCCTCATTGACATAGCCTTCAGGTTTGACCTCATCTAGATGCAAACGAGCATGTTTAGCATCAACCAGAGTGACAACCCCATCCAGCTTGACATCATTGAAAATTTCATCCTCAGCATAGAAAGTTTGAATAATCGGAGCAGGGTTAGCCAATcctgaaagaaaatatacataatatattcatttattcTTTAATAACATAGTAGTTGGTTCTTAACGAATCATGTAGCTCCAGAGTGATAGAAAATATTGAACCTGTCGTCTCAATAACGATATGGTCGAACCTTCCTTTCTTGGTCTGGACCATTTCAGAAATCATCCTCACAAGATCACCCCTAACAGTACAACACAGACAG
This sequence is a window from Arabidopsis thaliana chromosome 1 sequence. Protein-coding genes within it:
- a CDS encoding Cobalamin biosynthesis CobW-like protein (Cobalamin biosynthesis CobW-like protein; CONTAINS InterPro DOMAIN/s: Cobalamin (vitamin B12) biosynthesis CobW-like (InterPro:IPR003495), Cobalamin (vitamin B12) biosynthesis CobW-like, C-terminal (InterPro:IPR011629); BEST Arabidopsis thaliana protein match is: plastid transcriptionally active 17 (TAIR:AT1G80480.1); Has 16369 Blast hits to 11834 proteins in 1861 species: Archae - 128; Bacteria - 8189; Metazoa - 1729; Fungi - 553; Plants - 409; Viruses - 6; Other Eukaryotes - 5355 (source: NCBI BLink).), whose amino-acid sequence is MATLLKLDIATTFLAFIVPRANTSLNHRFASARLSTATVSLRTKSSSFYSAALYSDSRRRFHSAVASDSSLAVVDDEDIFDVASEILPDNRIPATIITGFLGSGKTTLLNHILTGDHGKRIAVIENEFGEVDIDGSLVAAQTAGAEDIMMLNNGCLCCTVRGDLVRMISEMVQTKKGRFDHIVIETTGLANPAPIIQTFYAEDEIFNDVKLDGVVTLVDAKHARLHLDEVKPEGYVNEAVEQIAYADRIIVNKTDLVGEPELASVMQRIKTINSMAHMKRTKYGKVDLDYVLGIGGFDLERIESSVNEEEKEDREGHDDHHHGHDCHDHHNEHEHEHEHEHHHSHDHTHDPGVGSVSIVCEGDLDLEKANMWLGALLYQRSEDIYRMKGILSVQDMDERFVFQGVHEIFEGSPDRLWRKDETRTNKIVFIGKNLNREELEMGFRACLI
- the TRFL5 gene encoding TRF-like 5 (TRF-like 5 (TRFL5); FUNCTIONS IN: DNA binding, sequence-specific DNA binding transcription factor activity; INVOLVED IN: regulation of transcription; EXPRESSED IN: 12 plant structures; EXPRESSED DURING: 7 growth stages; CONTAINS InterPro DOMAIN/s: SANT, DNA-binding (InterPro:IPR001005), Homeodomain-like (InterPro:IPR009057), Myb, DNA-binding (InterPro:IPR014778), HTH transcriptional regulator, Myb-type, DNA-binding (InterPro:IPR017930), Homeodomain-related (InterPro:IPR012287); BEST Arabidopsis thaliana protein match is: myb-like HTH transcriptional regulator family protein (TAIR:AT5G58340.2); Has 513 Blast hits to 506 proteins in 61 species: Archae - 0; Bacteria - 0; Metazoa - 35; Fungi - 41; Plants - 402; Viruses - 0; Other Eukaryotes - 35 (source: NCBI BLink).) → MEVMDKWVAEFFLRRQLNPRVYAFPLLSALKPVDSDDCVKLKLTAVLRDISNSMIQGTVDEGMLDLLEILEKLLLQEHSVIMGSLKSAYCWTAVECTLRFMWPVNASDGFFGDALERIWRNRIGTLKEKESDLVTRELLKWESDLNKAFEEPEIYQKIRETNIRYNAISHLNQLLKEQWALLGCSSLESEARKRFLKRKDSPYASRRGGNREKANDVEEVGGVENPDGVGKVNEHEQEHEPSLNKGEMLVARELKDFLLEIQRLIDPITRQDQEPNNAMEHSVDVTPQPDGANRTDAEDSEGTSSSRRVRPHLPTPEPLNVSPLKKGRLERPRPRRPMKFWTSEEVAALREGVKEYGKSWKDIKNSYPVVFADRSEVDLKDKWRNLLGRQ